Proteins from one Clostridium cellulovorans 743B genomic window:
- a CDS encoding YheC/YheD family protein, with amino-acid sequence MEVIINKVHINNDIYMGPVIGIFTGRNYINKIMNMEKESFYYAKGHIEAALEEKCLSYFFCTDDIDYAEERIKGCTFNPELNRCDYAWFPFPEVIYVKKLSYSKQINEHIQRFKEQYNIQLINDCTGIKNFTLYKKLSNYTEIQKYLPETIVYKNFDDVLLMLNKYGFIFIKSAYSKKEKVIFSIEKINNKYKLNYFGDSTQNIILNNLREFENFITEYLSKSKFIVQQGIKLLKYKDYTISLHLLMMKNICGKWEAIYRVVKMIKEDFNITDDVGKKISTYEKIYYQLQKKYQSIIIPRTEKINDLSAMLASYTEMSFGTMGEMNIDIGIDINGRIWIIKANCDQVDNLTPDIVDIDGVSLINLVFKNLQDDKSNNKIKPQVLGIYKYSKFLTRNNHCQNDNSVIKVIYKKSENDICYLTEAQNQEYCNGDKNKDITIKFGSISLKVKKVIENRVEFDSNILYLSENLKSQIFIPDNSFIQVLNLNNNQLEFGPLVGTYINSKKIAALSEGKTDHVYEEIAISIKKLNGVCCLFSIGDIDWEKKLVKGMIREKSKWIPRILPLPMVIYDRCFGIIGRRFGMEFRKKLGKDYKVINSIPKLAKWETICALEKNPRLIAAIPKTILYKSYEDIEKALRTSPRVYLKPDALYKGKGIFRVSKEPNGIYKVEHRTDTENEVAFLSNLQDIDNMINHYSVLGGGYLIQQEIKKASYRGYPFDFRLLYQKDWQGIWQPTGIAIRMGAPGSIITSPRSGGAVAEIGQVLKEEFNEDITTKNGLYEKIVTIGREAAETIDAEFGDCVELGLDMTIDIDRQVWIIEINGKPLKVSLKWLKDNALMSRCYTRPIEYAVFLTGFQSASTDVWEA; translated from the coding sequence ATGGAAGTTATTATAAATAAAGTTCATATAAATAATGATATTTATATGGGTCCTGTTATTGGAATATTTACCGGGAGGAACTATATAAATAAGATAATGAATATGGAAAAAGAGTCCTTTTATTATGCAAAAGGACATATAGAAGCTGCTTTAGAAGAAAAGTGCCTTAGTTATTTTTTTTGTACAGATGATATTGATTATGCGGAAGAAAGGATTAAAGGATGTACATTTAATCCTGAACTAAATAGATGTGATTATGCTTGGTTCCCTTTCCCAGAAGTAATATATGTTAAAAAACTTTCGTACAGTAAACAGATAAATGAACATATACAAAGGTTTAAAGAACAGTACAACATACAACTAATAAATGATTGTACAGGGATTAAAAACTTCACACTATATAAAAAACTTAGCAATTATACTGAAATACAAAAATATCTTCCTGAAACAATTGTATATAAGAATTTTGATGATGTGCTTCTTATGTTAAATAAATATGGATTTATATTTATAAAATCTGCTTATAGTAAAAAGGAAAAAGTAATTTTCTCTATAGAGAAGATTAATAACAAATATAAGCTTAACTATTTTGGAGACTCTACCCAAAATATAATTTTAAATAATTTAAGGGAGTTTGAAAATTTTATAACTGAGTATTTATCAAAAAGTAAATTTATTGTGCAGCAGGGGATAAAACTATTAAAATATAAAGATTATACTATAAGTCTGCATCTACTTATGATGAAAAATATATGTGGTAAATGGGAAGCCATATATAGAGTAGTTAAAATGATAAAAGAAGATTTCAATATTACAGATGATGTTGGAAAAAAAATCTCTACTTACGAAAAGATATACTATCAGTTACAAAAAAAATATCAGTCTATAATAATCCCAAGAACAGAAAAAATTAATGACTTATCAGCTATGTTAGCAAGTTATACAGAAATGAGTTTTGGTACTATGGGAGAAATGAACATTGATATAGGAATCGATATAAATGGTCGAATATGGATTATTAAAGCTAATTGTGACCAAGTTGATAATCTTACTCCAGATATCGTTGACATAGATGGTGTCTCTCTTATAAATTTAGTCTTCAAAAATCTCCAAGATGATAAAAGTAATAATAAAATAAAACCTCAAGTATTAGGAATTTATAAATATTCTAAGTTTCTAACTAGAAACAATCATTGCCAAAATGATAATAGCGTTATTAAAGTTATTTATAAAAAATCTGAAAATGATATTTGTTACTTAACTGAAGCTCAAAACCAAGAGTATTGTAATGGTGATAAGAATAAAGATATTACTATTAAATTTGGTTCTATAAGTCTTAAGGTTAAAAAGGTAATTGAAAATAGAGTAGAATTTGATTCAAATATTTTATATTTATCTGAGAACTTAAAATCGCAAATTTTTATCCCAGATAATTCTTTTATACAGGTATTAAATTTAAATAATAATCAGTTGGAATTTGGTCCCTTAGTTGGAACTTATATAAATTCTAAGAAGATTGCAGCATTGAGTGAAGGAAAAACAGATCATGTTTATGAAGAAATCGCTATATCTATCAAGAAGTTAAATGGAGTATGTTGTCTTTTTTCTATAGGAGATATTGATTGGGAAAAGAAACTGGTAAAAGGAATGATAAGAGAAAAGTCAAAGTGGATTCCACGGATTCTTCCATTGCCTATGGTTATATATGACAGGTGTTTTGGTATTATCGGTCGTAGATTTGGTATGGAATTTAGAAAAAAACTAGGCAAAGATTATAAAGTTATTAATTCTATACCTAAACTTGCAAAGTGGGAAACTATATGTGCCTTAGAGAAAAATCCTAGATTAATAGCCGCAATTCCTAAAACAATTCTTTATAAATCTTATGAAGATATAGAAAAAGCATTAAGGACAAGTCCTCGTGTTTACTTAAAACCAGATGCACTTTATAAGGGAAAGGGCATTTTTCGTGTTAGCAAAGAACCCAATGGAATCTATAAGGTAGAACACAGAACAGATACTGAAAATGAAGTTGCTTTTTTATCAAATCTACAGGATATAGATAATATGATTAATCATTATTCTGTTCTAGGTGGAGGATATTTAATCCAGCAAGAAATTAAAAAAGCGTCTTATAGGGGATATCCTTTTGATTTCAGACTTCTGTATCAAAAAGATTGGCAGGGGATTTGGCAGCCTACTGGTATAGCTATTCGAATGGGGGCACCTGGAAGTATAATAACCAGTCCTAGAAGTGGTGGAGCAGTGGCGGAAATTGGTCAGGTGCTGAAAGAAGAATTTAATGAGGATATTACTACAAAAAATGGTCTATATGAAAAGATTGTGACTATAGGTAGGGAGGCTGCTGAAACTATAGATGCGGAATTTGGTGATTGTGTTGAATTAGGTCTTGATATGACTATTGATATAGATAGACAGGTATGGATTATTGAGATAAATGGTAAGCCACTAAAAGTAAGTTTAAAATGGCTAAAGGATAATGCTTTAATGTCCCGTTGTTATACACGTCCTATAGAATACGCTGTATTTCTAACAGGTTTTCAATCTGCTAGTACAGATGTTTGGGAGGCTTAA
- a CDS encoding YheC/YheD family protein, with protein MEVIIKKISLSASSNICILPKNVFKDLKLSTEIPYTIHFGFSTTTALVGFLDSENRGIYFTDGIFEQLNLLQDTTVNIWKTDKDIFIGPIVGLLAGCNFMTHAVAMKESTYLYTKNHIEAGLAENCLNYFFCIDDVDFLGNRIKGFTFIPELNKYDYCWFPLPDVVYAKNISFTNKIKELIKSFKKNYNIQLINNCNMLGKWELCEVLYRYPEARKYVPETIVYRNFDDALSMLNKHGFIFIKAFYGQKGKEVLSIEKINDKYKLNYYNDNAKENILDNIEELKIFVTKYVGKSKFIVQQGIRLLKYKNRTIDLRMLMMKDQYGKWESIYKVVRMAKENFNITTAIGKRITVYEKIYDYLQEVYSSVEIPRIENLDQIVSMLARYTEKGFGNMGEMGIDIGIDIDGQIWIIEANSDPVKNLSSDVVDIDGEKLVDLILKYYKGDIKDNKILPQLSGVFKYAKFLTKAREK; from the coding sequence ATGGAAGTCATTATAAAAAAAATATCTTTAAGTGCAAGCTCTAATATCTGTATACTTCCTAAAAATGTTTTTAAAGATTTAAAGCTTTCTACAGAAATACCTTATACAATTCATTTTGGATTTTCAACTACAACAGCTTTAGTGGGGTTTTTAGATAGTGAAAATAGAGGAATATATTTTACTGATGGTATATTTGAACAATTAAACCTTCTACAAGATACGACAGTTAACATATGGAAAACTGACAAAGATATTTTTATAGGTCCTATTGTAGGGTTATTGGCTGGATGTAATTTTATGACTCACGCAGTGGCGATGAAAGAATCAACTTATTTATATACGAAAAACCATATAGAAGCTGGGTTAGCTGAAAATTGTCTCAATTATTTTTTCTGTATTGATGATGTTGATTTCCTAGGAAATAGAATAAAAGGTTTTACATTTATCCCAGAGTTAAATAAATATGATTATTGTTGGTTTCCTCTTCCAGACGTAGTTTATGCTAAAAATATATCTTTTACTAATAAGATAAAAGAATTGATAAAAAGTTTTAAGAAGAATTATAACATTCAATTAATAAATAATTGTAATATGCTTGGAAAATGGGAACTATGTGAAGTGCTCTATAGATATCCGGAAGCTAGGAAATATGTTCCTGAAACAATTGTATATAGGAATTTTGATGATGCACTTTCTATGTTAAATAAACATGGATTTATATTTATAAAAGCTTTTTATGGACAAAAAGGAAAAGAAGTTTTGTCAATAGAAAAGATTAATGACAAATATAAGCTTAATTATTACAACGATAATGCGAAAGAAAATATTTTAGACAATATAGAGGAACTTAAAATATTCGTTACTAAATACGTAGGAAAATCTAAATTTATTGTGCAGCAAGGTATAAGATTGTTGAAATATAAAAATCGTACTATAGATTTACGAATGCTTATGATGAAAGATCAATATGGAAAGTGGGAATCAATATATAAAGTTGTTAGAATGGCAAAAGAAAATTTTAATATTACTACGGCTATAGGCAAAAGAATTACTGTATATGAAAAGATATACGATTATTTGCAAGAAGTATATTCATCTGTAGAAATACCTAGAATAGAGAATCTTGATCAGATAGTTTCAATGTTGGCAAGATATACGGAAAAAGGTTTTGGAAACATGGGAGAAATGGGGATTGATATAGGCATTGATATTGATGGTCAAATATGGATTATTGAAGCTAATTCAGACCCAGTTAAAAATCTCAGTTCAGATGTAGTGGATATAGATGGTGAAAAGCTTGTTGATTTAATTTTGAAATATTATAAAGGTGATATTAAAGATAATAAAATACTACCTCAATTATCAGGTGTATTTAAATATGCTAAGTTCCTTACGAAAGCAAGAGAAAAGTGA
- a CDS encoding YheC/YheD family protein: MKIHIKEDEKKFSSEICLLSKDIYDDLKLTKGQLYTIHFGQLSEKVYINPQESTEENIYVPMEVFKNLLLDENLNLNIWKENDDIYLGPVVGIFVSIDHFWSVKGKERPSSAIQYIKASSKEGCFCYYFSLKDIDWVQNKIKGYSYIVSSKKWGNRWFPIPDVIYDRHGNFPNKDRKAMLNEIRTKLRNYKNIKFINSRNSLGGKWEECRRLSKYREIKDMIPETIVYKEFNDVVHMLNRHKFIFLKSIFGSLGTSVLSIKQEPEGYRINFNDSGLKEIVVKDILEVEKIISDFKGGRKFIIQQGIKLLKYNGRHFDLRMQMQKDDSGLWKAIIHYVRVAKGNFTITNYALGGEAALYQHIYPSLNNEEGKETIPDKDKLSDAAMKIANCIDREFGPQGELGIDLGIDMHGKMWFIEVNEKPSKDWNSSLVDIFQKNWIETLFEENKISGDYLKIDIDSIDGILPQAHCIFKYAKFLAISMPQIS, translated from the coding sequence TTGAAAATCCATATTAAGGAAGATGAAAAGAAATTTTCATCAGAAATTTGTTTATTATCAAAGGATATTTATGATGATCTAAAACTTACCAAAGGTCAGTTATATACTATTCATTTTGGCCAATTGAGTGAAAAGGTATATATTAATCCGCAAGAATCCACCGAAGAAAATATATATGTACCTATGGAAGTATTTAAAAATTTGTTATTGGATGAGAATCTAAATCTAAATATTTGGAAAGAAAATGATGATATTTATTTAGGACCAGTAGTAGGGATATTTGTTAGTATAGATCACTTTTGGAGTGTGAAAGGAAAAGAACGTCCTTCTAGTGCTATACAATATATTAAAGCAAGCAGCAAGGAAGGGTGTTTTTGTTATTATTTTTCTTTGAAAGACATTGACTGGGTACAAAATAAAATTAAAGGATATTCTTATATAGTATCCTCTAAGAAATGGGGCAATCGATGGTTCCCTATTCCCGATGTTATATATGACCGTCATGGAAATTTTCCAAACAAAGATAGGAAGGCTATGCTGAATGAAATAAGGACAAAACTTAGGAATTATAAAAATATAAAGTTTATAAATAGCCGTAATTCTCTAGGGGGAAAGTGGGAGGAATGTAGACGACTTTCAAAATACCGTGAAATTAAAGATATGATTCCCGAAACTATTGTTTATAAAGAGTTTAATGACGTGGTTCATATGTTAAATAGACATAAATTTATTTTTTTGAAATCAATTTTTGGTTCTTTAGGTACAAGTGTATTATCAATAAAGCAAGAACCAGAAGGCTATAGGATAAACTTTAATGATAGTGGTCTAAAGGAAATAGTGGTTAAAGACATCTTAGAAGTTGAAAAAATCATCAGCGACTTTAAAGGTGGCAGAAAGTTTATAATACAACAGGGAATTAAGCTTTTGAAATATAATGGACGTCATTTTGATTTACGAATGCAAATGCAGAAAGATGATAGTGGATTATGGAAAGCTATCATACATTATGTGAGAGTTGCAAAAGGTAATTTTACTATCACAAACTATGCTTTAGGTGGTGAAGCGGCACTTTATCAGCACATATATCCATCTTTAAATAATGAAGAGGGTAAAGAAACTATTCCAGACAAGGATAAACTTTCAGATGCTGCAATGAAAATAGCTAATTGTATTGATAGAGAATTTGGTCCACAAGGGGAATTAGGAATTGATTTGGGAATTGATATGCATGGTAAAATGTGGTTTATAGAGGTCAACGAAAAACCATCTAAGGATTGGAATTCATCGCTTGTGGATATTTTTCAAAAGAATTGGATTGAAACACTGTTTGAGGAAAATAAAATATCAGGTGATTATCTTAAGATAGATATAGATAGCATCGATGGTATACTTCCCCAAGCTCATTGTATATTTAAATATGCTAAATTTTTAGCTATTAGTATGCCACAAATATCCTAG
- a CDS encoding FeoA family protein, whose product MSLADLKIGQTAKIDKILGNEKLAKRLLALGALEGTEIELKNKAPFGDPLIFNIRGFNLALRKSDAKNIFIKDITAMAAAKLKEAY is encoded by the coding sequence ATGAGTTTAGCAGATTTAAAAATAGGTCAAACAGCAAAAATCGATAAGATACTTGGGAATGAAAAACTTGCCAAAAGACTTCTAGCACTTGGGGCCCTTGAAGGTACAGAAATCGAACTAAAAAACAAAGCACCCTTTGGCGATCCATTAATTTTTAACATAAGAGGTTTTAACTTAGCCTTAAGAAAAAGCGACGCGAAAAATATTTTTATTAAAGACATAACTGCCATGGCTGCTGCAAAACTGAAGGAGGCTTACTAA
- the feoB gene encoding ferrous iron transport protein B, whose protein sequence is MKIAALVGNPNVGKTTLFNHLTGSKQYVGNWAGVTVERKEGFLDKDIKIVDLPGIYALDTFSNEEKVSKNFLENDKVDVIINIIDASNLDRNLYLTTQLKQFNIPIILVLNMMDVVEKKHMKIDIDGLSKALNLTVIPMVASKDKNTDIITSIIKNNNFLQSPNDNDYHFDSEKEAYTYIEKLLAPLVTIDQNIGLSLTDKIDKIILNRFLAYPIFIGLLFLIFQTTFSWVGAPLQDLFDVAINEHFAGFVGNLLSSSSEWFQSLVLDGIIGGVGAIITFMPLIMVLFFMVSILEDSGYMARAASIMDRSMRKIGLSGKAFIPMILGFGCSVPAIMSARTLESEKDRKIAALIVPFMSCNARLPVYVLFAGIFFPGKEALAISSLYIFGVAVALIMGLIFKSTIFKKDEEPFILELPEYKFPDPKNLLLHTWDKGAGFLKKAGTLIFAVSVLVWFLSNFNFSGYIGGEDIESSIFASIGKVVAPIFAPLGFGNWQSSVALLTGIMAKEVVVSTLEIIFGNLDLVLNTFFNSVSAYAFLVFVLLYTPCVTVIGTMKKEYGGKFALISVIYQFVVAWIFAAIVYNIGSLIF, encoded by the coding sequence ATGAAAATAGCTGCACTAGTTGGTAACCCCAACGTTGGAAAAACAACTCTTTTTAATCACTTAACTGGCTCAAAACAATATGTAGGGAACTGGGCCGGTGTAACAGTTGAAAGAAAAGAGGGTTTTTTAGATAAAGACATAAAAATTGTTGATTTACCCGGAATCTATGCTTTAGATACCTTTTCAAATGAGGAAAAAGTCTCTAAAAACTTTCTTGAAAATGATAAGGTTGACGTTATAATTAACATAATTGATGCTTCAAATCTTGACAGAAATCTTTATTTAACTACTCAATTAAAACAGTTTAATATACCAATTATACTAGTTTTAAACATGATGGATGTAGTTGAAAAAAAACATATGAAAATTGATATTGATGGTTTGTCAAAAGCGCTTAATTTGACAGTAATACCTATGGTTGCCTCAAAGGACAAAAATACAGATATCATAACTTCAATTATTAAAAATAATAATTTTCTTCAATCGCCTAATGATAATGACTATCATTTTGATTCAGAAAAAGAAGCCTATACTTATATTGAAAAATTATTAGCACCTTTAGTTACAATTGATCAAAACATTGGACTATCCCTTACTGATAAGATAGATAAAATAATTCTTAATAGATTTTTAGCTTATCCTATTTTTATAGGACTTTTGTTCTTAATATTCCAGACAACCTTCTCGTGGGTTGGTGCACCTCTACAAGATTTGTTTGACGTAGCAATTAACGAGCACTTTGCAGGATTTGTAGGAAACTTACTTTCATCTTCCTCTGAGTGGTTCCAATCTCTTGTTCTAGATGGAATCATTGGTGGTGTTGGTGCAATTATAACTTTCATGCCTTTGATCATGGTATTATTCTTTATGGTATCAATTCTTGAAGACAGTGGTTATATGGCTAGAGCAGCCTCAATTATGGACAGGTCTATGAGAAAGATAGGATTATCTGGTAAGGCCTTTATTCCAATGATTTTAGGCTTTGGTTGTTCAGTTCCAGCTATAATGTCCGCAAGAACCTTGGAAAGTGAAAAAGACAGAAAAATTGCAGCCTTAATAGTTCCTTTTATGTCCTGCAACGCTAGACTACCAGTCTATGTATTATTCGCTGGCATATTCTTTCCGGGCAAAGAAGCTTTAGCAATCTCATCTTTATATATTTTTGGAGTAGCTGTAGCTTTAATAATGGGTCTGATTTTTAAGAGTACCATATTCAAGAAGGACGAGGAACCATTTATATTAGAACTTCCGGAGTACAAATTCCCTGACCCTAAAAATCTTTTACTTCACACTTGGGACAAGGGTGCAGGCTTCTTAAAGAAAGCTGGAACATTAATTTTCGCTGTTTCAGTACTAGTATGGTTTTTATCAAACTTTAATTTCAGTGGATATATTGGTGGCGAAGATATTGAAAGCAGTATTTTTGCTTCAATTGGTAAGGTTGTAGCACCAATATTTGCACCATTAGGATTCGGAAACTGGCAAAGTTCTGTGGCATTACTAACGGGTATAATGGCAAAAGAAGTAGTAGTAAGTACTTTAGAAATTATCTTTGGAAACTTAGATTTAGTATTAAATACCTTTTTCAATTCTGTTTCTGCCTATGCATTTCTTGTATTTGTATTACTTTACACTCCATGTGTAACTGTTATAGGTACTATGAAAAAAGAATATGGCGGTAAGTTTGCACTAATTTCTGTTATCTATCAATTTGTTGTTGCTTGGATATTTGCAGCTATTGTTTATAACATCGGATCACTTATCTTTTAG
- a CDS encoding FeoB-associated Cys-rich membrane protein, giving the protein MVELLFTGVIVAAASYILYKKTLSKKASSSGCGCSSCSSTCPKYNENPRK; this is encoded by the coding sequence ATGGTAGAATTATTATTTACTGGAGTTATAGTTGCAGCTGCATCCTATATACTTTATAAAAAGACACTTTCAAAAAAAGCGAGTTCAAGTGGATGTGGATGTAGTTCTTGCTCATCAACTTGTCCTAAGTATAATGAAAATCCACGCAAATAA
- a CDS encoding GNAT family N-acetyltransferase, protein MYFGEKIRLRAYEKEDAELAHKYFTTPETRKNIDIGIPYPISLREEEKWLETAVRDGECYTFAIETLEDSKYIGGCGINNIDRKNSVATVGISIGDEEYKGKGYGTDAMKTLVNFIFNEVNVNKVKLNVFSFNERAIKSYEKVGFKKEGVLRQEIYRFGKYYDVIVMGILKEEFLNK, encoded by the coding sequence ATGTATTTTGGAGAAAAAATTAGATTAAGAGCATATGAAAAAGAAGATGCAGAGTTAGCACATAAATATTTTACAACCCCAGAGACTAGGAAAAACATAGATATAGGAATTCCATATCCTATAAGCTTAAGAGAAGAAGAAAAGTGGCTTGAGACCGCGGTAAGAGATGGAGAATGTTATACCTTTGCAATTGAAACCTTAGAAGACTCTAAGTACATAGGTGGTTGTGGAATAAACAATATTGATAGAAAAAATAGTGTTGCTACAGTAGGAATATCTATAGGTGATGAAGAATATAAAGGCAAAGGTTACGGAACTGATGCTATGAAAACTTTAGTTAACTTTATCTTCAATGAAGTAAATGTTAATAAGGTGAAGCTAAATGTATTTTCTTTTAACGAAAGAGCTATAAAAAGTTATGAAAAAGTCGGTTTTAAAAAAGAAGGAGTCCTAAGACAAGAAATCTATAGGTTTGGTAAATACTATGATGTAATTGTCATGGGAATTTTGAAAGAAGAATTTTTAAATAAATAA
- a CDS encoding YitT family protein — translation MKKKLIKLYTRIIFIIIGAALTSVGLEIFLIPNSIIDGGVVGISIMASHLTKLPLGLFTFVINIPFFIIGYKQIGKTFTLSTLFAVVCLSIGVTFLHPIPGLTQDTLLATVFGGITVGAGVGLIIRNGGSLDGTEIVAIILDKRLSFSIGEIVMFFNFFILSSAGFVFGWDRAMYSLIAYFIAFKVIDIIVEGVDESKGVIIISAEHKEIADAIMARLGRGVTKLDGKGGYKGIKTDVLYVVISRLEVAKIKEIVHGFDENALVTIGSVEVSGKKYIKKAIH, via the coding sequence ATGAAAAAGAAACTTATCAAGCTTTATACAAGGATTATTTTTATAATTATAGGAGCAGCATTAACTTCTGTTGGTCTTGAAATATTTTTAATTCCTAACAGTATTATTGATGGGGGAGTTGTTGGAATTTCCATTATGGCAAGTCATCTAACAAAGCTTCCTTTAGGATTATTTACATTTGTTATTAATATACCTTTTTTTATAATTGGATATAAGCAAATAGGGAAGACTTTTACGCTATCGACTTTGTTTGCGGTAGTATGCTTATCTATAGGTGTAACTTTTCTTCACCCTATTCCAGGTTTAACACAGGACACTCTTTTAGCAACAGTTTTTGGTGGTATAACTGTTGGAGCTGGTGTAGGATTAATCATTAGAAATGGTGGCTCTTTAGATGGAACAGAAATAGTAGCAATAATTTTAGATAAGAGATTAAGCTTTTCTATTGGTGAAATTGTAATGTTTTTTAACTTTTTTATATTATCTAGTGCAGGATTTGTTTTTGGTTGGGATAGAGCTATGTATTCACTTATAGCATATTTTATAGCTTTTAAAGTTATTGATATCATAGTTGAAGGGGTAGATGAGTCCAAGGGTGTAATTATTATTTCTGCAGAGCATAAGGAGATAGCAGACGCTATAATGGCTAGACTTGGTAGAGGAGTAACTAAGCTTGATGGAAAAGGTGGATATAAAGGGATTAAAACAGATGTTTTATATGTAGTTATATCACGTCTAGAAGTTGCTAAGATAAAGGAAATAGTTCACGGTTTTGATGAAAATGCTTTAGTAACTATAGGAAGTGTAGAAGTGTCAGGAAAAAAATATATAAAGAAAGCTATACATTAG
- a CDS encoding PLP-dependent aminotransferase family protein has product MNIITVNLNPHEGKPLYLQLYDYIKKEIQSKTIPYNTKLPSKRILSAHLQVSQNTVQNAYDQLISEGYITPKARSGFFVAKLEEIINLDIKGVSEELEKTKTSPYKYDFSHQGVDMEFFPFSTWKKLTKEVINKEDLELLTLGDSKGHVKLRSSIAEYLHQSRGVNCDEEQIIISAGTEFLFQLLIQLLGKDNVYALENPGYEKLNMVFKTNGAKYRSVNVDESGMSIKELSESGANIPCVAPSHQFPLGIIMPINRRIQLLNWAKEAENRYIIEDDYDSEFKFSGKPIPALQGIDDGGKVIYMGAFSKSLTPSIRISYMVLPKPLMKIYKKNLSFYVCPVPTIEQKVLHNFIQGGYFERHLNRMRNIYKKKREVLVSSITETTDKIEIIGANAGLHLLLKVKNGMAEQELISSAEDYGIKVYNLSSYYINESNNKIESTVLIGFSTLTIEEIREGVKLLLKAWNLRNL; this is encoded by the coding sequence ATGAACATAATTACAGTAAATTTGAATCCTCATGAGGGAAAGCCTCTTTATTTGCAATTATATGATTATATAAAAAAAGAAATACAGTCAAAGACTATACCTTATAATACCAAGCTTCCATCAAAGAGAATTCTTTCTGCACATCTTCAAGTAAGTCAAAATACTGTGCAGAATGCTTATGATCAGTTGATTTCAGAAGGGTATATTACACCTAAAGCTAGAAGTGGTTTTTTTGTTGCTAAGTTAGAAGAAATCATTAATTTAGATATAAAAGGTGTTTCTGAGGAACTTGAAAAAACAAAAACTTCGCCATATAAATATGATTTTTCTCATCAGGGAGTGGACATGGAGTTTTTTCCTTTTTCTACGTGGAAGAAGCTCACAAAGGAAGTTATAAATAAAGAAGATTTGGAATTGCTTACTTTAGGGGACTCTAAAGGACATGTAAAGCTTAGAAGTAGTATAGCAGAGTATTTGCATCAATCTAGAGGAGTAAATTGTGATGAAGAGCAGATTATAATAAGTGCAGGCACAGAATTTTTATTTCAGCTTTTAATTCAGCTTTTAGGAAAAGATAATGTTTATGCCTTGGAGAATCCCGGTTATGAAAAATTAAATATGGTATTTAAAACTAACGGGGCAAAATACAGATCTGTTAATGTTGATGAAAGTGGAATGAGTATAAAAGAACTTAGTGAAAGTGGAGCAAATATTCCTTGTGTTGCACCTTCGCATCAATTCCCTTTAGGAATAATTATGCCTATTAATCGAAGAATTCAATTGTTAAATTGGGCAAAAGAAGCAGAAAATCGATATATTATTGAGGATGATTATGATAGTGAATTTAAGTTCAGTGGTAAGCCTATTCCAGCATTGCAGGGAATTGATGATGGTGGAAAGGTTATTTATATGGGGGCCTTTTCAAAGTCTCTTACACCTTCTATAAGAATAAGTTATATGGTACTTCCAAAGCCGTTGATGAAAATTTATAAAAAGAATTTATCCTTTTATGTTTGTCCAGTGCCTACTATTGAGCAAAAAGTTCTACATAACTTTATTCAAGGTGGGTATTTTGAGAGGCACTTAAATAGAATGAGAAATATTTATAAGAAAAAGCGTGAAGTACTTGTTTCTTCTATTACAGAAACCACTGATAAGATTGAAATAATCGGAGCTAATGCAGGTTTACATTTACTCCTCAAGGTAAAAAATGGCATGGCTGAACAAGAACTTATAAGTTCAGCAGAAGATTACGGAATAAAGGTCTATAATTTATCTAGTTATTATATTAATGAAAGCAATAATAAGATAGAGTCAACGGTGTTAATTGGATTTTCAACTTTGACTATTGAGGAAATAAGAGAAGGGGTGAAACTTTTATTAAAAGCTTGGAACTTACGAAACTTATAA